A segment of the Streptomyces sp. NBC_01235 genome:
GGGTGTCGTCCGCGGGTTCGCGCATCTGGTTCGTCACGTACGCCACCGTCATCCGTGCCTCGGGGTCGATCACGACGATCGAGCCGCCCCAGCCACCCCACCCATAGGTGTTGCCGAACCGCGCGTAGCCCAGGCCCCAGCTGACCGGCATGCCCAGGACGCGGTCCTCGCCGCTGAACTGCTCCTCCCACGCACGGTCGCGGCCCGCCCGCGACAGCAGTCGCACGCCGTGCACCGAGCCCCCGCAGGCCATCACCGACTGGACGAGGGCCACCGAGCGGGCGTTGCCGAATCCGCTCGCCGCGGGGATCTGCGCCCGGCGCCAGGCCACGCTGTTGCCGTCCCGGACCCGGAACGCGGTCGCGGCGGTCGGGGCCGCGTTGCCGCCGGGCGCGCTCGCGGCGTAGTCCTCGTCCCGGGACGGCGGCGGGAGTGTCCGCGCCACCCGGTGGTCGTGCTCGGCCGGCAGCCCCATACGGAAGTCCGCGCCCAGCGGTCCGGCGATCTCGGCGGCGAAGAACTCGCCGGGGCTCCGGCCCGTGATCCGGCGTACGACCTCGCCCACCAGGAACCCCTGGGTGAGCGAGTGGTATCCGGCCGCGCTGCCCGGCTCCCACTGCGGCGCCTGCGCGGCGAGGCGTGCCGTGGCGGTCGGCCAGTCGTAGATCTCCTCCACCGGCCCGTCCCAGTCGGGCAGGCCCGCGGTGTGCGCCAGCAGGTGCCGGACCAGCACCCCTTCCTTGCCGGCCGCGGCAAACTCCGGCCAGTACCGGGCGACCGGCGCGTCGAGATCGAGCTCGCCGCGGTCGGCCAGTACCAGCGCGCACAGGGCCGTCATCGTCTTGGTGACGGAAAAGACGTTGACGATCGTGTCCCGCTGCCAGGGCACCGTGCGCTCCGCGTCGGCGAACCCGCCCCAGACGTCCACCACCGGCTCACCGTCCACGAAGACGGCCACCGAGCCGCCCGCGTCCCCGCCGTCCAGCAGCGCGGCCAGCGCCGTGGGCACCGCGGTGAACAGATCGTCGTACGAGCCCTGAATGTCAGCCATGCCGCCATCTAGCCCCCACGGAGCCACCGGAGGCAACCGAATTCCCGGCAGCAGGACCTACGGTCCGGAAGCGCCGTCCGAGGTCTTGGTCAGCGGCGGGGCGGCCTGCCCGCCCATGTCGAGACGGAACGGCGGATACTCGTCGGTCATCAGCGCGGCATAGGCGCCCACCCGCGCGACCCAGCGGGCCAGGCCGATCAGGAAGTTGAACAGATGAACCGGATATCGGCCGGTGAACGCCAGGATGATTACGGCGACCAGGGAGAGGAACGGAACCAGGCCGCCGGCGTGCCAACTGTCCGAGTCTCCCCAGCCCCAGTCGCCGACGAAGATACCGACGACGATGTACTGCGGAATCGCCAGCAGCCACCACTTCACCAGAACCAGACCTCGGGAAAGGTGCTCGGGATAGGTGACGTCGAAATGCGCCGGGTAATCGGATACCTCCGCCAGGGTGAACGGCGGGTACCGGTCGGTGCCGAGCGCGGTGTGGGCGTAGAAGCTGACGCGCCAGTTCCAGCGCATCACGCCGACATTGAATTCGAAAAGGGAACGTGGATATCGGCCGGTGAGCAGGATGGCGAAGAACGCGACAATGGTCACGAACACGAACGCGATCCACAGGAAGCACAGCACAATGTAGTGCGGAATGGCGAGAAGCCATTTCACCAGCCATAGCCATCTGGACAACCGAGGATCGATTGACGCCTCGATACGCACAGGTGAGAGCAGTATCCGGCTCATGAATTCAGCCTCGCACGAGAAGCGAAAGCCCGCGACCGGGGTGGGCTCAGGGGCCGGCTGACCGACGCCATGCTTTCGCCGTTCAGGCGGATTGCCGGCCCGTCTGCGCGGCGATTTCGGCTGCGGCGAGTTGGAGCGGTGCCGGCAGGGTCGCCCCGCGTGTCACGCCGGTCCGCCCGGCCCCGCGCCTCCGAGGACCGCGCGGGCGATGTCCCGCGCCCAGGCGTCGACTTCGGACCAGTCCCGGTAGTCGCCGTAGCGCAGGCCCATCGCCCGGAGCTTCACCCGCCCGGTCCCCGACAGGTGCTCGGGCCGGATGACCCCGGAGAACAGACGGTGGCCGCGCGGACGCAGTTCGTCGATCAGGTGGCCGGCCACATGCTCCTCCTCCTTGGCCGCGAACGCTTTCCACGGGCCTCGCAGAGCGGCCGGCATGCCCACGCTGAAGATCCACACGCCGTGGCGGACGAACAGCTCCGCACCTCGGCGTACGAAGGTGAGAGCCTCGGGGAGCCATGCCATGTCGTGGACAGCGCTGCCCACCACGAAGGCGTCGTAGACGCGAAGATCGTCCACAGCCTCGACAGGCAGCGCGTCGGCCCGGAGCCCCTGCTCCCGCAGACGGGCGGCGATTCGTTCGGCGATGCTGCGGGTCGAGCCGTGGACGCCGGCGTACGCGACGAGCACCTTCGTGTCCTCGCCCCGTTGTCTGCTCGAAGGCTCGGGATCAGTCGTCACCCCGCCAGTCTCACCCGACCGCGGCCCATACCGCGACCGATGGGCGTTTCGTGGGCAGCGGCCGGGCGGGCACGGAATCGCTTGGAACCCCCGCGCGTTGAGGAGAGCGGGCAGGGATGCCGGTGGTGTGCGAGCCGAGCAGCCCGAGCGACCGAGCTGACAGATATTGGAGGGGCCGTAATGGCTGCGCAGACGCAGAGGGCCGTGCTGGCCGGTGGATGCTTCTGGGGGATGGAGGAGCTGATCCGCCGCCTTCCGGGCGTGACGGCGACCCGGGTCGGATACACCGGGGGTGACGTGCCGAACGCGACGTACCGTAACCACGGCACGCACGCGGAGGCCATTGAGATCCTCTTCGACCCCGAGCAGACCGACTACCGCGCGATCCTGGAGTTCTTCTTCCAGATCCACGATCCGAGCACCAAGAACCGCCAGGGCAACGACATCGGCCTCAGCTACCGCTCGGCGATCTACTACGTGGACGACGAGCAGAAGCGGATCGCCGAGGACACGATCGCGGACGTGGACGCCTCCGGACTGTGGCCGGGCAAGGTCGTCACCGAGGTGGAGCCGGTCGGCCCCTTCTGGGAGGCCGAGCCCGAGCACCAGGACTACCTGCAGCGTTACCCGGACGGCTACACCTGCCACTTCCCGCGCCCCGGATGGCGACTGCCCGCCCGCGCGGAGGGCTGACCGCGAGGCGGCCCCGCGGAAGGCGGGGCCGGCCGGCCGAGGCTCCGCCGCCGGTCTCCCCGTCTTCGTCGTACGGCGAAAGCAAAGGGGGCTGCCGGCAACGGAAAGTGTGTCTCGGCCGGGGCGCTGTACACAGCCCGGTGACAAGGTGAGCCCAGGCTCCCCCGCGAGGCTGTGAACGTTGTCCGCGACCGGTCGGCGGCCCGGTGACCGGGCGCGGACATCGGGCCGCTCGCGACATCTTGGCGCGGACGCGAGGAAGCGCCGTGCCGCGGCCCCGATCGCCGAGGTAGGCCCCGCAGTGCTGAAACCGTGCGGCTCAGCCGCCGGTCGTGGCGACGCCGGTGGGGCAAGACGCCCCCCAGTTCGTCCCAAGAACGGGGTACCTGGTTTGACGCCCGCTCCGCCGAGCCTGTGCTGCCATGCGACCCGTCTCAACGGACGGCGAGTCGTTCCGGGGCGTCTTTGACCTGGAAGTTCATTCCTTGCAGGGAATTGTCGGTCTCCGCCGCGCGCCGCAGGATCTGGTCCGAAGCGACCTGTCCGACAAGGAGACATACATGATCGAGATCGACCCGCAGCAGGTGGC
Coding sequences within it:
- a CDS encoding serine hydrolase domain-containing protein, with translation MADIQGSYDDLFTAVPTALAALLDGGDAGGSVAVFVDGEPVVDVWGGFADAERTVPWQRDTIVNVFSVTKTMTALCALVLADRGELDLDAPVARYWPEFAAAGKEGVLVRHLLAHTAGLPDWDGPVEEIYDWPTATARLAAQAPQWEPGSAAGYHSLTQGFLVGEVVRRITGRSPGEFFAAEIAGPLGADFRMGLPAEHDHRVARTLPPPSRDEDYAASAPGGNAAPTAATAFRVRDGNSVAWRRAQIPAASGFGNARSVALVQSVMACGGSVHGVRLLSRAGRDRAWEEQFSGEDRVLGMPVSWGLGYARFGNTYGWGGWGGSIVVIDPEARMTVAYVTNQMREPADDTRGVEIAMSVYDGLKGLRG
- the msrA gene encoding peptide-methionine (S)-S-oxide reductase MsrA, giving the protein MAAQTQRAVLAGGCFWGMEELIRRLPGVTATRVGYTGGDVPNATYRNHGTHAEAIEILFDPEQTDYRAILEFFFQIHDPSTKNRQGNDIGLSYRSAIYYVDDEQKRIAEDTIADVDASGLWPGKVVTEVEPVGPFWEAEPEHQDYLQRYPDGYTCHFPRPGWRLPARAEG
- a CDS encoding flavodoxin domain-containing protein gives rise to the protein MTTDPEPSSRQRGEDTKVLVAYAGVHGSTRSIAERIAARLREQGLRADALPVEAVDDLRVYDAFVVGSAVHDMAWLPEALTFVRRGAELFVRHGVWIFSVGMPAALRGPWKAFAAKEEEHVAGHLIDELRPRGHRLFSGVIRPEHLSGTGRVKLRAMGLRYGDYRDWSEVDAWARDIARAVLGGAGPGGPA
- a CDS encoding DUF4389 domain-containing protein — its product is MSRILLSPVRIEASIDPRLSRWLWLVKWLLAIPHYIVLCFLWIAFVFVTIVAFFAILLTGRYPRSLFEFNVGVMRWNWRVSFYAHTALGTDRYPPFTLAEVSDYPAHFDVTYPEHLSRGLVLVKWWLLAIPQYIVVGIFVGDWGWGDSDSWHAGGLVPFLSLVAVIILAFTGRYPVHLFNFLIGLARWVARVGAYAALMTDEYPPFRLDMGGQAAPPLTKTSDGASGP